The Morganella morganii sequence GCTTTCGCGATCATGGTTTCGCCCTGATGGCGCACATGCAGCTCGCCTTCCAGAACCAGATCCACTTCGTCGTAATTCAGTGTCCACGGGAAGAATGCGTTTTCCCACTGCATAAACCCGGCAGCCATGCTGCTGTTGTCCTGCGCGGTGATCAGATCCGCAATCCCGACACGGTGCGGACCCGCACCATCGAAATTACCGAACTTAACCGAGCTGCTGTCGACCACTTTAATGCCGCCTTTGCCGGTGACACTGCGGTAGCTCTGGGTATTCGGGGTATCAGTGTTCTCTTCCGCCGGTTTGAATGCCGCCACTTTCGCTTTAATCTGCGCGATACGCTCCTGCACCACTTTATCGACCAATTGTGCAATCAGGGTTTCGGTGACATTGCCGTCAGGCAGCTGCGCGATAATGCACTCGCGGATTTTCTGACGCTCTGCGGATGAAATATTGGGTTCTGTTCCGGCGGTTGCGGCCAGCGGTGCGGCGGCCGGTGCGCTGTTCTGTGCGGCATCCACCTCACAAATCACAAAGCCCAATTGTTCAGCCACAACATGGGCTTCCGGCGTGACAATGCTCTCTTTCAGCACCACATCCAGACGGGTTTTGCCCGCTGCGTGTGCTTCCCGGATGTCATTGGCCGTTATTAGTTTCTTCATCGGATATTCCTCTTATTGGCTGTCGGCTGTGGCCAAAAACTGTTTCACTTTCAGGACGTCATCAGGATCAAGGCTGTTGATGGCAAGTAACGGTTCCTCAAACCCCCGCGTGGAGAGCAGCTCGCGCACGGCGGGCACATCCGCATCCGGTGCATCGGCTTTGCTGATAACCGCAAAGCGGCGCATACGGGGATAGATATCGAGTAATCCGGCAGGGATCCGGCACTCCGGGTTATTTGCCGCGTGGACATAAACCAGCACATCACAATCTGCCAGCGTATTAATCAGCGCGTGGTAGAGACGGGGATGGCTGAAATATTCACCCGGAGTATCAACACTGCCTTCATCATTGAACTCAATCGCCTGTGTTTTACGCGCAAGATCAAAATCTCCCTGCAACGCATTGAATAATGTCGTTTTTCCTGCACCCACATCACCCACAAACACAATTCGTTTCATTCAGACGGCATCCTTAACTGCACCCGCTCAGCTGCGGGTGATATCACAAACGGCATAATTGAGGAGCTGGCTTAACCCGCGTACAGTCTGGATCAATGCTTCTTCCACTGCGCCGACAGAGCCGTAAATCACGAGAGCACCGGTGAAACGGTCAAGAAAGCCGATATCCACACCAGCGGCCTTTGTGGCAAGATCACCCGCAATCATTGCGGTTTCGCCGGGTGTCAGCGTCATAATGCCGATGGCTTCAGCACCGGGAACCCCAATTTTTTTCGCCAGATCACTGCCCGGATGCGCAATCAGATGCGCCAGCGTGACCTGTTTGCCGGGAACAAATTCCTGGATGATACGTTCCTTTTCCATCGTGCTTACCTCGTCACTCTCCTCATAAGAATTGATTCAATCCTAGTCACACTCTTAAAAAGGGGATAACAAAAATCGGCAATCACGATTAAATGTTGAAACAGATCACTAATTGGCAGAATTGTTAATTTGGTAACAAACAGCGATCACCCGGGGAAAAGGCACGGAAATTGAATCTGTTATTTGTCACAGGATTGTTTCAGATGCGGTAATAAGCAAAATACGTAGTACTGAAATGCGTAAAATACAGCAATTGCCTTACCCGCGATATTCCGGTAAGGCAATAAGAGAGAAAGCGGGTTCGCGGTGTGATTATTTCTGTGTGTCACGAATAAAGTTTTTATCCGGCGACTGCTTGAGCAGACTGATAAACAGGTCCTCTTCTTCCGGGATGATATCCTCGATAAGACATCCTATCCCTATTGTGTAACTGTTTGTATTTGATAATATATTATTCATCGATCCTCGGTCATGGGTATAGATAACCCGGTCCGGGTCCTCAATCACAATCGCCTCTTCCATAAAAAACATTTCACTGAGAAAATCACTGTTATTCTGTACGTACATCACGGCCGGGTAATTTGCCAGCTCGCGGATATTAATCTTTTTTATACTGTACCAGCGGGTGTGTCCGGCAAATAAAATCAAATAGCCTTTTTTATCAGGATATAGATTTTTCTTATGATACGAACGGGGAAATAAAATAGTTATAAGAACCAGTGAGATAAATATTCATTTTCTGTTATTTTCCCGTCTGATAAAAAATAAAGCAGACAGCCTGCTATTTTTATCAATCCGGAATGAGAAACCGGTCACAACGGGGATTTTCGCCGGATCACCGGCAGAGTGTGAAGTATCCCGCAAATTGACATTTATTTATCACTTCCTCACTTGTACGTACAATAGCACTCACGTAACGCATAAACCAATCTGGTTTAAACCAAAAAAAAGGTCATCCGATGAAAACAACACAAACTGCAGCTGATCTTGCCAGAGAGAAACTCGATGCCATGCTGACCGCCGGCGTTATCGCGCCCGGAGACAAGCTGCCCGCAGAACGTCCGCTGACAGAACAACTCGGTGTCAACCGGATGTCACTGCGCCAGGCACTGCTCAGCCTGGAAAATGACGGAAAGATCTTCCGCAAAAACCGCAGCGGGTGGTTCGCAGCCCTGCCGGTCTTCAATTACAACCCGAAATCCCCGGCAAGTTTTAATCAGGCGGCAAAAGCACAGGGACGGGTACCGTCATGGGAATACACAGACAAACTGACGGTCACTGATGCCCCTGCGGAGATTACCGGTAAATTCGGTCTTGCGGCCGGTGATGCGGTGTATCTCATTACCGGATGGGGGGCACTGGACGGGCATAAAGTGTTCTGGCACCAGACCTATATTAACCCGGCTGCCGGTCCGGACTTTACCGCAAAACTGGATAACCACTCTTTCGCGGCAATCTGGGAAGAAAAATACAATATCACCACCACGACTGCCGGACTGGCATTCAAACCGGCCCGGATGCCGGAAACCGCCAGTAAGGCTATCGGCTGTACAGCGAATTCCCCCGGCATCCGGGTGGAAAAATACCGCTGTGATGCGGAACATAATATCGTTCAAATCGACATTGAGTACTGGCGGTTTGAATCTGTTTATTTTTTTGTTGAGCTTTAGACACAGGAATCTGAATCATGAATACTGATGATGCCCGCCGGATTATTGAACGTGCAGATAAATTACCGTTATATCTGCATGCCTACGCCTATCATCTGAATATGCGTTTTGAAAAAATATTGCCGGGTGACTTACTGGATATCGCAAACGAACATCATTTGCCGGGCGTCAAAATACATGTGCTGGATGGTGAAACACAATCTCTTTCAACCATGACAGACGAACAGCTTGAGGCTTTTGCAGAGAAGGCAAAACGCTATCATCTGGATATTAATATTGAAACCAGCGCCTCCGATAATAAAACCCTGGATGATGCGGTCAGAATCGCACTGAAAACCGGGGCAAGCTCTGTCCGTTTTTATCCGCGCTATGAAGGTGCGCTGTCTGACGTGCTCCGCCGTATTTCCGCAGATATCGGTTATTTAAAAACACACTATCAGCACTCCGGTCTGACATTTGTTCTGGAACAGCATGAAGATTTAAAAAGCCACGAGCTGGTTAAGCTGATAAAAGAAGCTGATTTCCCGGAACTGACGCTGTTATTTGACTTCGGCAATATGATCAATGCCTGTGAATTACCAATGGAAGCCCTGGCAGTCATGCAGGATCATATTACTCAGGTGCATATCAAGGATGCGGTGATTCTGGAAGAAGGTGATGGTTTCGGCCATACCGCCTGCCGTTCCGGGGAAGGTAATCTGCCGTTTAAAGAGATGCTGCGGGCATTAATATGTCTGGGTGAAGAGAAACCACAGGTTATTTCCTACGGGCTGGAAGAAGAAGTGGATTATTACGCACCGGCCTTCCGTTTTAAAAATGAAGGGAATGATCCGTGGATCCCGTGGCGTCAGCTGAGTGAAACACCGTTACCTGAAAATGAAATTGAAGAACGTCTCGCCCGTGAAAAAGAAGATGCCGTCAATCAGCTGATTTATGTCCGTAACGTCATTGATGAAATAAAGACAGAGGCACTCGCCGTTATTCATAAATAAAAAAATATCAGCACTACACACCATTAATTTAAAAACAACACTCAATACTGGCTGAAAATTATTTTTCAGTCGGGAGGCACACTATGCTTGATAAAAAAAGATGGGCTATATTCAGCCTGTTAGTTCTGTGTGGCGGTACTATCTATAAATTACCGTCACTGAAAGACGCCTTTTATGTTCCGATGCAGGAATATTTCCATCTGACAAATGGTCAGATTGGTAATGCCATGTCAGTAAACTCAATTGTGACGACCATTGGTTTCTTTTTATCTATTTATTTTTCTGACAAATTACCGCGCCGTCTGACAATTTCATTCTCATTAATTGCAACCGGCCTGCTGGGTGTGTATTTATCCACAATGCCGGGCTACTGGGGCATTTTATTTGTCTGGGCATTATTTGGTGTCACCTGCGATATGCTTAACTGGCCGGTATTATTAAAATCTGTCAGCCTGCTGGGCAACAGCTCACAGCATGGCCGGATATTCGGCTTCTTTGAAACCGGCCGCGGTGTGGTCGATACCGTGGTGGCCTTCTCCGCTCTTGCGGTCTTTGCCTGGTTCGGCAGTGGTTATCTCGGTTTTAAAATGGGGATCTTATTTTATTCCGGCGTGGCTATTCTGGTCGGTGGTATTATCTTCCTGTTCCTGAAAGATGATAAACACGCCGTCACCGAACCGGTGAATGAATCCGGTGAAAATAAAGAGAAAAAACCCGGCGTCAGCGCGGTATTAAAAGACGGCACTGCCTGTCGCACTGGCCGGTATTTACGGTATTCTGAATCAGTATTGCCTGAAAATGGTCGGCGGCCCTATCGGCGGATTAATCGCGGATAAGATTTTAAAATCACCGACCAAATACCTGTTTTATACCTTTATTATCAGTGTGATTGTCCTGGTCACCTTTATTTTCCTGCCGCACGAAAGTATGCCGGTGTATTTGGGTATGGTCTGCACACTGGGCTTCGGTACTATTGTTTTCACTCAGCGCGCGATTTTCTTTGCGCCGATTGGTGAAGCCAATATCAAAGAGTCCAGTACCGGGGCTGCAATGGCACTGGGCAGCTTTATCGGTTATGCCCCGGCCATGTTCTGCTTCAGCCTCTACGGCCATATTCTCGACAGCTATCCGGGCATGACCGGTTACAAAATCGTGTTCGGCCTGATGGCATTGTTTGCCTGCTGCGGCGCTTTCGCTTCCGGTATTCTGATTATCAGTATTAAAAACCGCAAAGCTCGCGCTGATATGATGGCATCTTCCCGCTAATCATACCGTACGGATAACATCCCCCTGATATACGGTGGTGTTATCCGTTTCTGTTTTCCGGATGACTATTTCAGATATTTACCTTTAGTTAAATATATTTCTTTTAATCCGGAAATTGTGTCATATGTCGTGAAATATATATTTGCCATTAAATGAGTAAAAATAACCGGTTGAAAAACCAATACATCACTACCCCTTAAGGAGTATTGACAAAAATTATTTAAAGCAATGAATTACATAAGCTGAATTGATTAAGCTGCATTTGATATACATCAATGAGAAAAACCGGGATCGCCGTATTTTTAGCCTTAATCCACACAAAATCTGAGGCTGAAATGAGCAACGTCAAGTTAGCAATCATCGGTAACGGTATGGTCGGCCACCGCTTTGCCGAAGAGCTTACCGATAAAGCGGACGCCGGACAGTTCGATATCACCGTATTCTGCGAAGAGCCGCGTGTCGCTTATGACCGCGTGCATCTCTCCTCCTATTTTTCTCATCATACGGCGGAAGAATTATCCCTGGTTAAACCCGGTTTCTATGAAAAACACAATATTTCGGTATTAATCAATGAGCGGGTGATTACCGTTAACCGTCAGGAAAAGGTGCTGCATACCAATACCGGCCGCACTGTGCATTATGACAAACTGGTGATTGCGACCGGCTCTTATCCGTGGATCCCGCCGATCAAAGGCAGTGATACCCGCGACTGTTTTGTTTACCGGACGATTGAAGATCTCAATGCCATTGAAGCCTGCGCCCGCCGCAGCCGCAAAGGTGTGGTGATCGGCGGTGGTCTGCTGGGGCTGGAAGCCGCCGGGGCCCTGAAAAACCTGGGTATTGAAACCCATGTTATTGAATTTTCGCCAGTCCTGATGGCGGAACAGCTCGATGCGCTCGGCGGTGAACAGCTGAAGCAGAAAATTGAACGGATGGGTGTAACGGTACATACCGGCAAAAACACCACGGAAATTACCGCATCCGGCAGCGGAGAGAGCCGCAAAGTGCTGCATTTTGCCGATGGTTCATCGCTGGAGACCGATTTTGTCGTCTTTTCCACCGGGATCCGCCCGCGTGACCGGCTTGCCCGTCAGTGCGGACTGGCCGTGGCGGAGCGCGGCGGTCTGGTGATTAATGACCAGTGTCAGACATCTGACCCGGATGTGTATGCTATCGGGGAATGCGCGTCATGGCACGGCAGAACTTACGGACTGGTGGCACCGGGCTACAAAATGGCACAGGTGGCGGCTGATCATCTGCTGGGGAAGGAGAATCAGTTTACCGGTGCGGATATGAGCGCAAAACTGAAACTGCTGGGTGTGGATGTCGGTGGTATCGGCAATACACATGCGACAGACGACGGCTGCCACAGTTATATTTATCTCGATGAAGCCAATGAGGTTTATAAGCGGCTGATTGTCAGCGACGATAATAAATATCTGCTGGGTGCGGTGCTGGTCGGGGATACCGAAGATTACGGTAATCTGCTGCAACTGGCACTGAACCGTATCGAACTGCCGGAAAATCCGGATGTTCTGATCCTCCCGGCACACGCCGGCAGCAAACCGGCGATCGGCGTGGAATCCCTGCCGGACAGTGCACAAATCTGTTCCTGTTTTGATGTCACCAAAGGAGACATTATTCAGGCCATTCATAACGGTTGCCAGACGGTTGCGGATATCAAAGCGGAAACCAAAGCCGGTACCGGCTGCGGCGGGTGTGTTCCGCTGATCACTCAGGTGCTGAATGCAGAACTGACTAATCTGGGTATTGAGGTGAATCATCACCTCTGCGAGCATTTTGCCTACTCCCGCCAGGAGCTGTATCACCTGATCCGCGTGGAAAAAATCACTACCTTTGATGAGCTGCTGGGCCGCTACGGCGAAGGTTACGGCTGTGAAGTATGTAAACCGACCATCGGCTCCCTGCTCGCGTCCTGCCGGAATGACTATATTCTGCGCGACGACCTGGTACCGTTACAGGATACCAACGATAATTTCCTCGCTAATATGCAGAAGGACGGCACCTACTCGGTGATCCCGCGTTCACCGGGCGGCGAAATTACCCCGGAAGGTCTGCTGGCTATCGGTACAGTTGCACAGGAATACAATCTGTATACCAAAATTACCGGCTCACAGCGCATTGCCATGTTCGGGGCGCAAAAGCAGGATTTACCGGCTATCTGGGAAAAACTGATCGCCGCCGGATTTGAAACCGGGCACGCCTATGCCAAAGCACTGCGGATGGCGAAAACCTGTGTCGGCACGGCATGGTGCCGGTTCGGGGTCGGTGACAGCACCGCGCTGGGCGTTGAGCTGGAACACCGTTATAAAGGTATCCGCACCCCGCATAAAATGAAATTCGGCATCTCGGGCTGCACCCGCGAGTGCTCGGAGGCGCAGGGGAAAGATATCGGGATTATCGCCACCGACAAGGGCTGGAACCTGTATGTCTGCGGAAACGGCGGCATGAAACCGCGCCACGGCGATCTGCTGATGGCTGACCTTGATAAAGAGACCCTGATACGCTACATCGACCGCTTTATGATGTTTTACATCCGCACCGCCGACAAACTCAGCCGGACATCCACCTGGCTGGAAAGCCTGGAGGGCGGGATTGATTACCTGCGGGATGTGATTGTCAGCGATAAACTGGGGCTCAATGCACAGCTGGAGCAGGAACTGGCGCAGCTGCGCGAAAAAGTGACCTGCGAGTGGCAGGAAACGGTGAACAACCCGCATGCCCGCAAACGCTTCAGTCACTTTGTTAACAGCCCGCTGCCGGATCCGAATGTGCAAATGGTAAGTGAGCGCTCACAACATCGTCCGGCCCGCCCGGAAGAGCGGATTGCTGTCACTCTGATCGGGGAGGAATAATCATGAGTCAATGGATTACGGTTTGTCAGGTCAGTGATATCACCCCGGGAACCGGTGTGTGTGCGCTGGTAAAGGGTGAACAGGTGGCGCTGTTCCGTCCTTATCCGGACGAGCGCATTTTTGCCCTGAGTAATATCGATCCTTTTGCGCAGGCCAGTGTGCTGTCGCGCGGATTAATTGCAGAGCATGACGGCTCGCTGTGGATTGTCAGTCCGCTGAAAAAACAGCGTTTCCGGCTGACGGACGGGTTGTGTGCGGAAGACGCCGCATATTCCGTCGCCGCCTTTGCCGTTAAGGTGACGGATGGCACTGTGAGTGTTTCCGCCGTGCCGCAGTAACCCCATACAAAAAAAAGCGCAAAATGACTGAGGGCATTTTGCGCTTAATACTTAGTATATAACACATAAAACTGATTTTTTATTGTTGCGCGGTATCTGTATCCCTTGTACCGCGCCTGTCTTGTTTATTCTGAACGACCGGTCAGGCTGACGTTGTGGCCTGTGCTACCGGAGGTTCAATAACTGCCTTTGGTTTTCCGCGGCAGCCTTCACCGTAGTGCTCACCTTCCCAGCGGCCGACGATAGCGGCACCGATGGCGTTACTCATTACGTTAGTGGCAGAGCGGCCCATGTCGAGGAACGGATCCACACCCATCAGCAGAATCAGACCCGCTTCCGGAATGTTGAACTGGTTCAGTGTCGCCGCGATAACCACCAGAGACGCACGCGGTACACCGGCCATCCCTTTCGATGTCAGCATCAGAATCAGCAGCATGGTAACCTGCTCACCCATAGACAGGGTGATGTTACATGCCTGAGCGATAAAGATAACCGCGAATGAACAGTAAGCCATTGAACCGACGAGGTTAAAGGAGTAACCGATTGGCAGTACGAAGCTGGCGATCTTGTTGGAAACACCGAACTCTTCCAGTTTTTCCAGAGTACCCGGGAATGCAGCTTCAGAACTTGATGTGGTGAATGCCAGCAGTGCAGGTTCAGTGATACCTTTGGTCAGACGGAAGATACAGCGGCCGACAACCACCGCAGCCAGACCAATCAGAATCACCCACAGCATCGCCAGTGTGAAATAGAACTCACCCATAAAGATACCGGCGCTGACCAGAACACCCAGACCACGCTCTGCAATCATACCTGAGATAGCGGCAAACACTGTCAGTGGTGCGAACAGCATGACGTAACCGGTTAATTTCAGCATCAGGCTGACGAGGGATTCCAGCACATTCACAATCGGCAGGCCTTTCTCACCGATAGCGGAGAGGCTGATACCCATAAAGATTGAGAATACAACGATCTGCAGAATTTCGTTACGCGCCATTGCATCAACGATACTGGTCGGAATCGCATGAGCAATAAAGGTTTTGAAGGAGAAAGGAACAGGTTCCACAATACCCTGAACCGCACCGGCAGTATCCGCAACGAAGTTAATACCTGCGCCCGGCTGGAACAGGTTAACAATAACCAGACCTAACAGGATTGAGATAAAGGATGCGCAGATAAATAAGAACAGTGTTTTGGAGAAAACACGACCTAACGTTTTCGCATCACCCATTTTCGCGATACCAACAACCAGTGTTGATATAATCAATGGGGCGATAATCATTTTAATCAGACGTAAGAAGATATCGGTAATAATGGAGATATCTTTTGCATAGACCTTATTAAATTCAGCAGATGCCATTTCATTAAAGCTGAAGCCGACAATCACACCGACAATAAGACCAATGACTATCCAAGTGGTTAAACTCTTCGATTTCATAATAATTCCATTCTGTGTTGGGTCGCATTTATTCTCAACTTACTTAATATCCTCTGAAATTTTATTTCAGTTATTTTTACCCAGCCTTCCGTGGCTTTAAATATTAAATAATTTTATACATCACACTGAGAAAAATGACGATTTCTGTTTCTGAAATCGATGTGGAGCGCGGGGGAACCCCGTACGCCACACCGAGTTGTCGTACTAATGAGATATTGAATGACTGATATTGTTAAATATCAAATTCCATTTTTAATAAAGGCGCATGTTGCTGGGCACCATAAACATCGGTATCTCCGACAGCACCAGAAACAATATGTCTCGGCATTACAATTTTCACAGCATTCGCCGGGTCAAACCAGACAATATTATCGATAAAGTCAGGTTTCACACAATACAGACCAGCGACTAAGTCTTTATTAAATTGTTTTGAATTTTTTACCGCGGTATAAGTTTCTTTATCCTTGAATAAAATATCCATCACAATTTCATACGGACCGGAGTTTTTAGAACGCACAACTTTGGCTAATTCTAAAATTGACTTTTTCATTTCGCCACTCCTTCAGGTGTTACATTCTCCATACGGAATGTGAATTTAATATCCGGGGTGTATTCCATCAGATGATAGATGGAGAACTCATACACTTTACCGGCACGGATATCCGACGGAGAGAACGGGAAGGCTAAGTTGCCCGCGGTGGCGATACGGCCATCATACCCGTAGTGCAGCATAGTGGAACGTGCCAGGGAACAGATACTGTCTGCCTGCTCCTGGGTAGGAGCAACAACATCCAGTAAAATACCCAGCTCATAACTCTTGGTCACAGTTTCAGGTTCTGCGTCACCCATCACACCGTTTTTACCGTACAGATGGAAATTCATTTTCACGGTATCAGGGTCGATGCTGAGGTTTTTCTCAACACTTTTACGCACTTCCACCAGAATCTTATCCATACCGGCGATCATGATAGGGTCATGCGTACCGGCGATAGTGATGGTGCGGTAACCGACCGGACGTGCAGCTTCCAGTTTAACGGTATACGGTGTTGATACATGGCGTGAACCGGTTACACGAACCTGCCCGTTACCCAGATCTTCAAACTTACACTCTTTCAGATCCAGCACACCGCCCGGTCCCGGTAATACGTACGGGTTGGATTTCTCATACAGGGTGTGAGCCGCTGCTGAGGTGTCCGTAAACTTACGGATCGGGTTGAATGCTTTCAGGGTGAAACCGGTTTCGTCGATAATACCCATTGCACAGTCAGAGCCGGAACCCGGGGTGGCTGCGATTGCCGCACACTCCAGAATCTTACCGCAGTGCAGTGCCAGACCTTCGTCAAACCCTTTCATAATCGGCAGAGCCGCGAAGCAGCAAGGGTCATAAGAACGGCCGGCCAGAACAACCTGAGCACCGGCTGCCAGTGCTTCCTGGAACGGCTCGACACCCATCTGAGCAACGATATAGGTACTTTCGTCGATCACTTCATGCGTCAGTTCAGGCACGAACGCCAGCGGCGTGATTTTGCCTGCATCCAGCGCTTCGTGAACGGTTTTCTTCTCAACATCCGCAGGGATCAGGGCCATCTTGAATGACAGACCTTCTTCCTTTGCCAGTTCCAGAATGATTTCACGGCACCATTCCAGATGAGGCTGTGCACCTGAACCACCGGCAGTACCGATGACAACCGGAATATTGTTTTTCACACCGGCTTTCAGCATATAACGCAGGTCGCGTTTTACCCCGGCACGGTCGGTAAAAGCTTTACCGGAACCGAGGTAGTGAGGACCCGGGTCAGAAGACCCGGCGTCGACGGCGATAAGATCCGGCGATTCTTCCATCGCCTTCATAAAACTCTCTTCCGGAAATCCGTACCCCAGGATGGCAGTAGGGGACAGGATTTTAAATGTCCTGGACATAATGCTTCCTTATGCTTTTGCTTTCAGTACAGCCAGTGTGCGGTTCATTTCGTTATGAACAATGTTCATACCTTCATCGAAGCCCATACCCGGCTTGATCAGCATACGCATCGGACGTGTCGCAATCGCGATATGCACACAGGTACGCGCACTGACGTCGGTTTCGTTACAGGTACCGCCCTGGTATGCTTCCATACCGTGTTTCTGGCAGTACAGCACCGCGTCAGCGATGTTGTGAACAGAACCCAGGTCAGGGGTTTTGATCTGAACCATGTCACAGCAGCCGGCATCCGTGAAGTCGATGATGTCCTGACAGGTGTTACACCATTCGTCAGCAACGATTTTGACTTTGGAACCCAGTTTTTTCAGGTGATCCATAATGCCTTTCATCAGGCGGATCTGGTCTGGTTTGTTACCTGCGTCAACCGGACCTTCGATGTACAGTTCCAGATCACCGGCCTGCTCCTGCAGACTTGCGATGTACTCTGCGCAACGAATCGGATCTTTGTCGAAAATTAAACCGATGGTGCCGTAAACGTCGATGTGCAGAGACGGTTTGTAAGTGTCTTCTGTACGTAATTCAACGATACGTTTGGCCAGCCACTCAACATAAGCGCGCAGTTTTTCACCCTGACGGCCCAGTTTTTCATCCACGTTGTTGATGAGGCCGTGCGGCAGAACGTCAACGTGTTTGAGGATCATTTTGTCCACAGCGTTGTAGCGGTCATCACCACTCTGACCGAACAGAGGGATTGGCTCAGCCACAACCGGCAGATGCCACTCGTCGCACACAACTTCAGCTTTCAGACGGTTGCTTGCCAGTGCTGTAGCGTCCAGCAGAGCCTGGGACAGACCATAACGGATAGCGGTATGCAGTTGTTTGCCTTCCACTTTCAGTTCATCGAAGAACTTAGCGTTGTTGCGGAACTCACTGACATCACGGCCTTCCAGCAGCGGTTTGATGTGTTTTTCCAGGAACGGAATGAAGTTTTCCGCCAGGAATAACGGGTCACGACCACCCGCACCGGAGTATTGAACCGCGGCACAGTCACCCATTGCCACAGAACCGTTTTCCAGGATTAACTGGACTGACACACACTCACCTGCCTGACGCACTGCGGTAAAGCCCGGAGTGACCGGCTTACCGGTGTAGACGAAACCGTCGTGACCTGCGCCGTCTTTGATAGCCTGCTGGTCGTCAAAATAGAAGGATGAGTTACCCGCC is a genomic window containing:
- the eutQ gene encoding ethanolamine utilization acetate kinase EutQ; its protein translation is MKKLITANDIREAHAAGKTRLDVVLKESIVTPEAHVVAEQLGFVICEVDAAQNSAPAAAPLAATAGTEPNISSAERQKIRECIIAQLPDGNVTETLIAQLVDKVVQERIAQIKAKVAAFKPAEENTDTPNTQSYRSVTGKGGIKVVDSSSVKFGNFDGAGPHRVGIADLITAQDNSSMAAGFMQWENAFFPWTLNYDEVDLVLEGELHVRHQGETMIAKAGDVMFIPKGSAIEFGTPSTVRFLYVAWPANWQDC
- the eutP gene encoding EutP/PduV family microcompartment system protein, encoding MKRIVFVGDVGAGKTTLFNALQGDFDLARKTQAIEFNDEGSVDTPGEYFSHPRLYHALINTLADCDVLVYVHAANNPECRIPAGLLDIYPRMRRFAVISKADAPDADVPAVRELLSTRGFEEPLLAINSLDPDDVLKVKQFLATADSQ
- the eutS gene encoding ethanolamine utilization microcompartment protein EutS, with product MEKERIIQEFVPGKQVTLAHLIAHPGSDLAKKIGVPGAEAIGIMTLTPGETAMIAGDLATKAAGVDIGFLDRFTGALVIYGSVGAVEEALIQTVRGLSQLLNYAVCDITRS
- a CDS encoding UTRA domain-containing protein, producing the protein MKTTQTAADLAREKLDAMLTAGVIAPGDKLPAERPLTEQLGVNRMSLRQALLSLENDGKIFRKNRSGWFAALPVFNYNPKSPASFNQAAKAQGRVPSWEYTDKLTVTDAPAEITGKFGLAAGDAVYLITGWGALDGHKVFWHQTYINPAAGPDFTAKLDNHSFAAIWEEKYNITTTTAGLAFKPARMPETASKAIGCTANSPGIRVEKYRCDAEHNIVQIDIEYWRFESVYFFVEL
- a CDS encoding sugar phosphate isomerase/epimerase family protein: MNTDDARRIIERADKLPLYLHAYAYHLNMRFEKILPGDLLDIANEHHLPGVKIHVLDGETQSLSTMTDEQLEAFAEKAKRYHLDINIETSASDNKTLDDAVRIALKTGASSVRFYPRYEGALSDVLRRISADIGYLKTHYQHSGLTFVLEQHEDLKSHELVKLIKEADFPELTLLFDFGNMINACELPMEALAVMQDHITQVHIKDAVILEEGDGFGHTACRSGEGNLPFKEMLRALICLGEEKPQVISYGLEEEVDYYAPAFRFKNEGNDPWIPWRQLSETPLPENEIEERLAREKEDAVNQLIYVRNVIDEIKTEALAVIHK
- the nirB gene encoding nitrite reductase large subunit NirB, with the protein product MSNVKLAIIGNGMVGHRFAEELTDKADAGQFDITVFCEEPRVAYDRVHLSSYFSHHTAEELSLVKPGFYEKHNISVLINERVITVNRQEKVLHTNTGRTVHYDKLVIATGSYPWIPPIKGSDTRDCFVYRTIEDLNAIEACARRSRKGVVIGGGLLGLEAAGALKNLGIETHVIEFSPVLMAEQLDALGGEQLKQKIERMGVTVHTGKNTTEITASGSGESRKVLHFADGSSLETDFVVFSTGIRPRDRLARQCGLAVAERGGLVINDQCQTSDPDVYAIGECASWHGRTYGLVAPGYKMAQVAADHLLGKENQFTGADMSAKLKLLGVDVGGIGNTHATDDGCHSYIYLDEANEVYKRLIVSDDNKYLLGAVLVGDTEDYGNLLQLALNRIELPENPDVLILPAHAGSKPAIGVESLPDSAQICSCFDVTKGDIIQAIHNGCQTVADIKAETKAGTGCGGCVPLITQVLNAELTNLGIEVNHHLCEHFAYSRQELYHLIRVEKITTFDELLGRYGEGYGCEVCKPTIGSLLASCRNDYILRDDLVPLQDTNDNFLANMQKDGTYSVIPRSPGGEITPEGLLAIGTVAQEYNLYTKITGSQRIAMFGAQKQDLPAIWEKLIAAGFETGHAYAKALRMAKTCVGTAWCRFGVGDSTALGVELEHRYKGIRTPHKMKFGISGCTRECSEAQGKDIGIIATDKGWNLYVCGNGGMKPRHGDLLMADLDKETLIRYIDRFMMFYIRTADKLSRTSTWLESLEGGIDYLRDVIVSDKLGLNAQLEQELAQLREKVTCEWQETVNNPHARKRFSHFVNSPLPDPNVQMVSERSQHRPARPEERIAVTLIGEE
- the nirD gene encoding nitrite reductase small subunit NirD encodes the protein MSQWITVCQVSDITPGTGVCALVKGEQVALFRPYPDERIFALSNIDPFAQASVLSRGLIAEHDGSLWIVSPLKKQRFRLTDGLCAEDAAYSVAAFAVKVTDGTVSVSAVPQ